The Glycocaulis abyssi DNA segment AGAGCGAGCGGAGAGGGCGAGGGAAGGGGATTCTGGCCATTCATTCGGAATAACACCCTTTGGCGCGCACCAGCATCTTGAAAAATATAAAATCACGGCCCAGCTCGTCGCTACAGCCTGCCCCAGCTTCTGCTCGGGCCTGCAGGCCGATCCTGAATGGGACGATCTGATCGACCATTGCGACCAGTATCGCTCGCTCTACGGCCTCAGCCCGTCTGCCTGGTCCATGATGATCACGACGCTTGGCGAACGCCCGGCCGCCGTCGCACTGGCCGTGATTGGTGAGAAATTCCTCCGCGGCGCACGTGGCGGCGGAAATATTGTGGAATCACCGGCCGGATATTGCGTCTGGCTTACGCGTCAGGCCAAAAATCGCGGCGTTCTCGATCTCGGACCGAAAATCCACGCCCTGCTGACTAAGGACCAGCGGCCCGGTTAGTCAATCTTCACGTTTTTACCGCAACTTACAAATCGTACACGCAATCGGAGCAGAGACGATGATCGAGAAATGCACAGTGTCGCAAGCGTCCGCCGGCGTCAGTGTCGAACTCTCGGCCGATCTGGCCGACAGCCTCGGAATCCGGCCCGGCGATACGCTGACAGGCATTCGCCTGAATGAGAGCCAGCTCCTGCTTACCGCCTCCGATCCCGATTTCAATGCCCAGGTTGAAGCGGCCCGTCGGTCCGGCACCGAGTTTCGCAACGCCATAAGGGCTCTGGGAACATGAGCACGCTGCCTCTCTCTCGAACGGCCATGACCGCTAGCATGCTCCAGATCGCAGGTCAGACCGGGCAAACCTGTGGCTGGTCCGATATGCAGGCCCTCAAGGCTATTGCCGACAGGCACGCTCACCATCCTGGGCAGCCGCACAAGGCCGCGTCCTTGCTGATGATTGACGTACTGGCCTCTCCGCTGGCTCCCCAGCTGGTGGCGCCACTCGCTCTAGTGCTCGCCGCAAGCTTCTTGCGCGTGAACCGGCAGGGATGGGACATCAGTGAAGCCGAGGCCGTACTTCTGGTCGAGAATGCTCGAAATGGCGCGTTGGGCGTCGATCAGATCGCACGATTTATCGACACGCGACTGCACAATGACCGTCTGGCGCACGCCAGCTGACCAAACTCTTCGCGCATCACTACCAGTTTTAAGTGGGATCGGGGCGAGGGGGCACGATCCACGGGCCTTCGCGCAGATCTTCCGGCCGCACCGATTTCAGATCGTCGTCAGGCGCCAGAAAACGGACCTCTTCCCAACTCTCGCGCAGCTTCGAGTACGTCATATTGTGGATGTAATTGCGGGCGCTGACTTCCGGATAACCCCTGTAATTATATAGATATACGAACTGAGCGATGATCAGATTGCCGGTATTTTCCACCACCTTTCCATCCGGCGTGTCGATGACCGCACAGGCGCGTGCCTCCACATAATCAAGCCAGCTCTTCACCCGAGTGTAAAAAGCATAGGCTTCCTCCGGATGGGAGATCGCCCGCTCAAAGACTTCATTGTAAGCCCAGACCCGGATTTCCCAGCCTTTTTCGGCTTCCGGATCCACACGCCACTGATATTCGTAGTCACCGAAATATCCGGCCCTGAGAACGTCATGCGTTTCATCGCTAATGAACTGGACGGGGAAGTGCTCGAAGCCTTTGCCCTGCCAGATCAGGCCTTCCGCGTGTTTGAGATAATACTCGCAATCAAACCCTTCATCAGCGAAGGGGAGCATGCTCGCGATATTCCAGTCGAGCTTCTTCGTACCCAGCACGTCTTCAATTCCTCCCGCCACGCCGGTGCGCTCCTGGATCAATGATTTCGTCGGCCGACCAGATTCCGACACCGGCACGCCGGGCTTCAGCCTCGACCGCTACAAGCTCAGGCGCCGTCGGCCTTCCGCGAAACCGGTAGACTACAGCCAGACCTTCAGCCACCAGCTGACGGCCGAGATCCAGCTCTCCAACAAAGCATCGTGCGACCCTTCGGCCATACACGTCGCGGCGTTCGCAATCACACCGGACCGCACTCGATCCAATCAGTTGGACCATGCGGATCCGGCCGGCTTCGCCACAATCCCATTGGCGGCCGTCCAAGATCATCGTCTGACCCAGCTCGCAGGCGTCCATGCCTACGATCCGGATCCTTTCACCATCGAGTACGATCGTGTCGCCATCGATCACCCGGACATTGATGCTCGCTGGTCCACCACCATTCGCGTCTGTCGCCTCCAGCCCCATCATGCCGGCCAGTAGTGGGGGTCTGATGCCGGAGAGTGCAGAATCCTACGCTAAGGCCGTTTGGTCATCTTTTGGGCCACCTGTATTCACCGGTGAGAAGGATGTGCGCCCACCCGAGGGGTGAAATATGCGCCAGAAGGTTTGCTGAGCAGTCCAAACCATCACTGCGGCGACTATCGACAGCGTGACCGAGATGTCTGGTGTTCCAGTAAATGATGATGGCGGCGAGGAGGTTCAGCCCGGCCATTCGGAAGTGCTGGCCTTGGGCTGTTCGATCACGGATTTCACCTTGGCGCCCTATGCGCAGGGCGTTTTTCAGCGCATGATGCGCTTCGCCCTTATTCAGGCCGATTTGGGCACGGCGTTGCATGTCGGCATCCAGCAGCCAATCGATGATGAACAGCGTCCGTTCGATCCGGCCGATTTCGCGCAATGCGACCGCAAGTTCATGCTGTCGGGGATATGCAGCGAATTTTCGCAAGAGTTGGCTTGGCGGCATCGCGCCCGCCACCATGGTGGCCGCTGCGCGTAGGATGTCGGGCCAGTTCGAGCTGATGACAGGTTCCCTGACCTTGCCGCCGATCAACCCCTTCAATTCTTTCGGGCAGGATGCCGGATTGAAGAGGTAGAGGCGCTTGGATGG contains these protein-coding regions:
- a CDS encoding thermonuclease family protein gives rise to the protein MMGLEATDANGGGPASINVRVIDGDTIVLDGERIRIVGMDACELGQTMILDGRQWDCGEAGRIRMVQLIGSSAVRCDCERRDVYGRRVARCFVGELDLGRQLVAEGLAVVYRFRGRPTAPELVAVEAEARRAGVGIWSADEIIDPGAHRRGGRN